CACGGGCAAACGCTTCCCAGCCTTCACGCATGCTCTGGTTCTGATAGATACAGGGGAAATTGCTGTCCATCACCGTGCTGACCGGTGAATGCAGGGTGATCTCTTCCGCCAATACTTTGCGCGCGATATCGTGAATCGACACCACACCAAGAAACTGGCCGCTGGCGTTGATGACATAGACATAACGCTCACGTTTCAGCGAGCTGACCGCCAGTGCCTGCCCCACCGACTCCTCTGGCTGCAAGGCGGCACCGGGGATGATCAGTTGGTCGACACGCATATTATCGAAATCGTATTTGGCTTCGGAGCGGCTCAGATGCCCGCTGACGACCGGATAGGTACTGGCGGATTGCAGGCGGTACACCAGCATGGAAGCCAGCACCGAGGCAATCATCAACGGGAACAACAGGCTACTGTTAAGCGTCATCTCCAGCACCATCAGCATCGCCATCAACGGTGCCTGGCTAACGGCCGCCAGCACCGCCGCCATACCGACCGCCGCGTAGAGCAGCGTATCGCCGACCGGCAAATGCAGCGCCGCGCCGACACCGGCAAGCAACGCCCCCAGCAGCGCGCCAATCAGTAACGAAGGGGTGAACAACCCGCCGACCGCATTGGAGCCGACCGACAGGGTAGTCGCCAGGGTTTTTAATACCAACACCGCCAGCAGACCGCCCAGTAAATAATGACCGTCGATGATTTTGACGATCACTTCATAGCCGTTGCCCAGAATATCGGTGGAGATCAGCGCCAGAAAGCCCACCGCCAACCCACCGGCCCCCAAACGTAACGGTAGCGAACGCACATGACTAAACATCGCCTTGCTGCGCGCAATCAGTTTAATCAGCAACCAACCGGCCAGCCCGGATGCTAGCCCAATCACTACCGTCAGCA
The DNA window shown above is from Pantoea sp. At-9b and carries:
- a CDS encoding chloride channel protein; translated protein: MSGSKHALNWTTLLIAIPVGCAASLVTLAFRGVIDLINRLLFNSDNEITVAMHVWPWIFWPVLVGAGGLLAGWFLRYAVTIEQQETVKTDYLEVINARLDAVPTKTSLFRALSSIASIGSGASIGKEGPMVQLSALCGSLMGRWLPQSLGLRNSDIVAMAAAAGLSSVYHAPLASAIFVAEIAFGISALQRLIPLVIASAVAVMTMWSLGFRSALYPLANVTFQMDITSLLLTVVIGLASGLAGWLLIKLIARSKAMFSHVRSLPLRLGAGGLAVGFLALISTDILGNGYEVIVKIIDGHYLLGGLLAVLVLKTLATTLSVGSNAVGGLFTPSLLIGALLGALLAGVGAALHLPVGDTLLYAAVGMAAVLAAVSQAPLMAMLMVLEMTLNSSLLFPLMIASVLASMLVYRLQSASTYPVVSGHLSRSEAKYDFDNMRVDQLIIPGAALQPEESVGQALAVSSLKRERYVYVINASGQFLGVVSIHDIARKVLAEEITLHSPVSTVMDSNFPCIYQNQSMREGWEAFARVTLERLPVLNNPQERRFLGALTKTSLIQKAQEFL